The region AATATTACTCACTAAATAGTAAAGTAGACTTTGTCGAGCTTGTTAAATCACGAAAACTAATCGACAACAATCTATCGACTTGGGTAGCTATACCTTGTCCTTGTTATATTGCATAaaccaatatttaaatattttatcgcAAAGAAAGATcaatttgaaataaaaaattgggAAAATTTGTTAGAAACCTGgttaatttgtatacaGTTTTCTGTCCCCAACCATGATAAAAACGTTAAAACATGCCAATTTttgatcattttttaaatgcTCACAAAGatattaataaaagtacTAATATATGTACTGTTTTATTGGCAAAAATTTGCCTATTCGGCGCCAGTTACGGGCTCGTCATCCCAATCCGGTACTGCCATAGATTTAGATATCACAGTTGCCACCCATAACGactataattataataaagatGTTAATATGCTTACGTTCACTCCTAAAGCAGGGAAGACCTTTAAATCAGTTAAAGATGGTGCAACGGATGTATGGAAGGCAGCCGACGCAAATAGTTACGCAAGTAAAGTTGAAGTAGATGTAGTCACCGCCGATAATAAGGCTGTTACAGTCCAAATGGCTGGAAACCAGACGAAAGTGTTTAGAAAGCACGGAAAAAATCAACCTTGGAAAGAGATTGACATAACTAAAACGAATCCACAATCTGTAAATATCAAGTATAAGTACAACAGTTATTATTACACAAATACCGTGTCAAACAATGTAAGAACTTTCCAAGCAAAAACGGGATTTGCGTTTAACAGTGTTAATGAGTATATTAACAATCAAAAGACTGAAATTTGGAAAACGGAACAAGAGAATGAATTTGCAAAGAAAGTAGATGTggaagaaaataaagtaacTATTTACACAGGGGATGGTGCCATTCCTAAAACAAAAGTATTTAGCAAGGGGTCTGATCAAAAATGGAATGAGGATACTTCAGGTGGATCTCAGGCAGGTCAGGCAGGTCAGGCAAGTCTAGGTGCGGCACCCGGACCAAGACCCCGGTCTGACGCTTCTAGTGGGGGCCCAAGTCCAAGAACAGGAGCCCCTACATCAATTACCGTTAAAATACCAgatgatgatgataaaTCATCGCAACAGTCTGGTACTGGCCCGGTAGCTGGGGCGCCTGCGATGCCTAAGGCCAGGTCAGCTCCCACTCCTGGAGGTACTCCTGCTCGGACGGCAACCTCAGTTGCACTTCCAGAGGATGATGACGATAAATCGACTCAACAGCCAAGTGCTGGACAGGTAACAGGTACTGCTGTACAACCAGGTGCACCTAGCATGCCGAGGGCTAGGAGTGCTCCTACTTCAGGAGCCCCCCTGACACGTATGTCTACATCAATCGCATTACCAGAAGATGATGAAGGGAAATCACAAGCTGCTCCT is a window of Theileria orientalis strain Shintoku DNA, chromosome 2, complete genome DNA encoding:
- a CDS encoding uncharacterized protein (protein of unknown function DUF529 repeat containing protein); translated protein: MLTKILIKVLIYVLFYWQKFAYSAPVTGSSSQSGTAIDLDITVATHNDYNYNKDVNMLTFTPKAGKTFKSVKDGATDVWKAADANSYASKVEVDVVTADNKAVTVQMAGNQTKVFRKHGKNQPWKEIDITKTNPQSVNIKYKYNSYYYTNTVSNNVRTFQAKTGFAFNSVNEYINNQKTEIWKTEQENEFAKKVDVEENKVTIYTGDGAIPKTKVFSKGSDQKWNEDTSGGSQAGQAGQASLGAAPGPRPRSDASSGGPSPRTGAPTSITVKIPDDDDKSSQQSGTGPVAGAPAMPKARSAPTPGGTPARTATSVALPEDDDDKSTQQPSAGQVTGTAVQPGAPSMPRARSAPTSGAPLTRMSTSIALPEDDEGKSQAAPAQSPGTTAQPASTSGPRPRTAPVAGGTASRTATSVPLGDDDEDKSKTQARPPLGSGTATVATQPGSALEAAMSFSIPASTATPAALAPKPAATPVATSVPIPAGTAPGTPVAIAKPRRAAPTQLSISLTSPGASTGTPDASPPSVPVSTGAPLTAQKQAVPAGAPVTRSSRSPMVISIPATPSQTPATPVASSVPAAKPAEQAGAPTVIPFGLNPFDIKFNSFPMWSDQFGKEEEAVPTERKLMLYMDQTWKAALCDDITNYKKFLDDLKSQQKTRSPSHVT